In Anaerostipes hadrus ATCC 29173 = JCM 17467, a single genomic region encodes these proteins:
- a CDS encoding ABC transporter permease: MLAIYKREVRSYFNSMIGCVFAAFLTIIGGVYFMVYNLYSGYPFFAYSLAGVIFMLLISVPVLSMKSFAEDRKNKTDQLLLTSPVSLVEIVLGKYLAMVTVFAIPCVIYCIFPLIIKLQGTAHFLVDYSSILAFFLLGCVFIAIGMFLSSLTESPVIAAITTCAALFFFYLLDNLLQYFPSSAISNLVIWIIIFALIGLLIYHITKNQMIAGIVTGIGCIAGIVAYFVKKTLLESLFSTLLGHLVLTDIFYNFSQNYIFDLGGLLTYLSLIILLVFLTVQTFEKRRWS; this comes from the coding sequence TATAAAAGGGAAGTCCGTTCCTATTTTAACTCTATGATCGGATGCGTATTTGCAGCATTCTTAACGATCATTGGAGGTGTATATTTTATGGTTTATAACCTTTATAGTGGTTATCCATTTTTTGCCTACTCTCTGGCGGGCGTTATTTTCATGTTATTGATTTCTGTGCCTGTTTTATCTATGAAATCTTTTGCAGAAGACCGAAAGAATAAAACTGACCAGTTATTATTAACTTCTCCTGTTTCACTTGTTGAGATCGTATTAGGAAAATATCTTGCAATGGTGACTGTATTTGCAATTCCATGTGTGATCTACTGTATTTTCCCACTGATCATCAAACTTCAAGGAACTGCCCATTTTCTTGTTGATTATTCATCCATTCTGGCCTTTTTCCTGCTTGGATGTGTATTTATTGCAATCGGAATGTTTTTATCATCTTTGACAGAAAGTCCTGTGATCGCAGCGATCACTACTTGTGCAGCATTGTTTTTCTTTTATCTGTTGGACAATCTGCTGCAGTATTTTCCTTCCAGTGCGATCAGTAATCTAGTCATCTGGATCATTATATTTGCTCTGATTGGTCTTCTGATCTACCATATCACAAAAAATCAGATGATCGCTGGCATTGTCACTGGCATTGGATGTATCGCTGGTATCGTTGCTTATTTTGTGAAGAAAACATTGCTTGAAAGTCTGTTTTCTACTTTATTAGGACACCTTGTATTAACTGATATTTTTTATAATTTTTCTCAGAATTACATTTTTGATCTCGGAGGACTTCTGACTTATCTGTCATTGATCATTCTTCTGGTGTTCTTAACAGTACAGACATTTGAAAAAAGACGTTGGAGTTAG
- a CDS encoding Gldg family protein, with translation MDKIKKLFQSNDSKRGSYTLAMTSIVIAIVIIFNMIVNLIPENKRQFDISSTNIYEISSKSEKIIKKVDDDVTFYVLAEKDSTDKRIKTFINKYASLSSKIHVKWIDPVLHPSALTKYGTEENNIVISCKKTNRTTTVSFDDILVSSDSYYSTSSSASSFDGDGQLTSALNYVTSDKEYKAYYTSGHGESSLSSEVTSLLTKSRISTSDLLLMTATSIPDDCDLLIIDGATSDFTKDEVKLLSSYLKKGGKVVTLLAQTNKSMKNLYGLLKDYGLTVQSGYIADTERSYQGNYYYLIPNLSVSGDMASGISSNSVMMINSKGMTQSTPVRDSISTDAFMTTSSNGYAVTEKKQTQGTYVLGATSTESVKVKNSKGKKVTKESRLTVYGSNMLIDEQITSSFSSLENLTLFTNSVTACLNNADNVSISPKSLEVSYNTIAHPGPFSILVVFVIPVGLIIGGFIVWFRRRRR, from the coding sequence GTGGATAAAATCAAAAAATTATTTCAAAGCAATGATTCGAAACGTGGATCTTATACTCTTGCTATGACATCCATCGTGATCGCGATCGTTATCATTTTTAATATGATCGTCAATCTGATCCCTGAAAATAAGCGACAGTTTGATATCAGTAGTACCAATATTTATGAAATCTCATCAAAAAGTGAAAAGATCATCAAAAAAGTTGATGATGACGTCACTTTTTATGTTCTTGCAGAAAAGGACAGCACTGATAAAAGGATCAAAACTTTCATCAATAAATATGCTTCTTTATCAAGCAAGATTCATGTCAAATGGATCGATCCTGTGCTTCATCCATCTGCATTGACAAAATACGGAACCGAAGAAAACAATATCGTCATCTCTTGTAAGAAAACCAACCGTACAACAACTGTTTCGTTTGATGATATATTAGTTTCCTCAGATTCTTACTACAGTACTTCCTCTTCTGCTTCATCATTTGATGGTGATGGGCAGCTTACAAGTGCTTTAAATTATGTAACAAGTGACAAAGAATATAAAGCTTATTATACTTCTGGCCATGGAGAATCATCCTTATCTTCCGAGGTTACAAGTCTTCTTACAAAATCAAGAATTTCCACAAGTGATCTGCTTTTAATGACTGCAACATCCATTCCTGATGATTGTGATCTGCTGATCATCGATGGGGCTACAAGCGATTTTACAAAAGATGAAGTAAAACTATTATCTTCTTACCTGAAGAAAGGTGGAAAAGTTGTTACTTTACTTGCCCAGACAAATAAGAGTATGAAAAACTTATATGGTCTGTTAAAAGACTACGGTTTAACTGTTCAAAGCGGATATATTGCAGATACAGAACGTTCATATCAAGGAAATTATTATTACTTGATCCCAAATCTTTCTGTAAGCGGTGATATGGCTTCTGGAATTTCATCAAACTCTGTTATGATGATCAATTCGAAAGGTATGACACAGAGTACTCCAGTTAGAGATTCTATTTCTACCGATGCATTTATGACAACATCTAGCAACGGATATGCTGTCACTGAGAAGAAACAAACACAGGGAACTTATGTCCTTGGTGCAACTTCCACAGAATCTGTCAAAGTCAAAAACAGCAAAGGAAAGAAAGTTACAAAAGAAAGTCGCCTGACTGTTTACGGAAGTAATATGCTGATTGATGAGCAGATCACAAGTTCTTTCTCATCCTTAGAAAATCTGACATTATTTACAAACTCTGTGACCGCATGTTTAAATAATGCCGATAATGTTTCTATCTCTCCAAAGAGTCTGGAAGTCAGCTATAATACGATTGCTCATCCTGGACCATTCAGTATCCTTGTAGTCTTTGTAATTCCAGTTGGTCTGATCATTGGCGGATTCATTGTATGGTTTAGACGCAGACGCCGTTAG
- a CDS encoding DUF4340 domain-containing protein, translating to MKQKKTLQILLLVFAGLIVLYTGVNLYQKQQSSKEDSDQTMISDLKSLTSISYNNNGTTLSFIKQSGKWYYTKNKKYPITQSSLESLASTFQKVEAVRELKNADALSDYGLDKPTYTVSVKDKTGKSMTYYIGNATGENYYVTYGDKSKIYTVSSDITSSLSYSLDNLIETDTFPTLSTGNLKKVLVTQNGKTKTYTSKKKNLDGISGGLGVFTFGDCQNYYASQTDLVKYGLDKNSRITVDITYKDTDTKKTKNVVLYIGKKDSDQKNYYVQLKGSHMVYLSDKDVVKNILNP from the coding sequence ATGAAACAGAAAAAAACATTGCAGATTTTACTTCTCGTATTTGCAGGACTTATTGTCCTGTATACGGGAGTGAATTTATACCAGAAACAGCAATCTTCCAAAGAAGATTCTGATCAGACAATGATCTCTGATTTAAAGAGTTTAACTTCCATCTCTTATAATAACAACGGAACGACTCTTTCTTTCATAAAACAGAGTGGCAAATGGTATTATACAAAAAATAAAAAATATCCGATCACTCAGTCCTCTCTCGAAAGTCTTGCTTCTACATTTCAAAAGGTTGAGGCTGTCAGAGAACTTAAAAATGCAGATGCTCTAAGCGACTATGGTCTTGACAAGCCAACTTATACAGTTAGTGTCAAAGACAAAACTGGAAAATCCATGACTTATTATATTGGAAATGCAACCGGTGAAAATTACTATGTAACTTATGGAGATAAATCAAAGATTTATACCGTATCTTCTGATATTACATCTAGTTTATCTTATTCTTTAGATAATCTGATCGAGACAGATACTTTCCCTACGTTAAGTACTGGAAATCTTAAAAAAGTTTTGGTCACTCAGAACGGTAAGACAAAGACTTATACTAGCAAGAAGAAAAATCTTGATGGAATCTCTGGCGGTTTGGGTGTATTTACTTTTGGAGACTGCCAGAATTATTATGCAAGTCAGACAGATCTTGTAAAATATGGACTGGATAAGAATTCTCGAATCACAGTCGATATCACTTATAAGGATACGGATACAAAGAAAACAAAAAATGTTGTGCTTTATATCGGTAAAAAGGATTCTGATCAAAAGAATTATTATGTACAGCTGAAAGGATCACATATGGTTTACTTGAGCGATAAGGATGTTGTGAAGAATATTTTGAATCCTTAA
- the ftsH gene encoding ATP-dependent zinc metalloprotease FtsH, whose product MNPKKSNSGFLVVLLILVIGAYYFISVFQPGSGDYTYQQFMKDVKSDKVTAVTIKQNKEVPTGTITAEFGKDDYKSCEVTDVNQAINDIKKADSSLANKISIKGIDHSGDMISNLIGVVLPIGVVIFFMVMMMRQNGGGGGKMMDFGKSRAKLANPNAKKVTFNDVAGLTEEKEELEEVVEFLKNPGRFIKIGARIPKGVLLVGPPGTGKTLLAKAVAGEANVPFFSISGSDFVEMFVGVGAARVRDLFAEAKKHSPCIVFIDEIDAVARRRGSGLGGGHDEREQTLNQMLVEMDGFGVNEGIIMIAATNRVDILDPAILRPGRFDRKVGVGRPDVKGREDILKIHCRQKPLGDDVDLHEIARTTAGFVGADLENLMNEAAIQAARDDRAYIMKEDIDKSFIKVGIGTEKKSRVVPESERRITAYHESGHAILFHLLPDVGPVYTVSIIPTGTGAAGYTMPLPENDNVFMTRGKMIQDIMVSLGGRIAEELILDDITTGASQDIKQVTQYARAMVTKFGMSDELGLINYDSGEGDEVFLGKEIGQQRPYGENTQTVIDQEVKKIVNKCYKDAKALIEEHIDVLHKCAALLLEKERINRAEFEALFEPETEVETQA is encoded by the coding sequence TTGAACCCGAAGAAAAGTAACAGTGGATTTTTAGTAGTCCTGCTGATCTTGGTGATCGGAGCATATTATTTTATCAGCGTGTTCCAGCCAGGTTCAGGTGATTACACCTATCAGCAGTTTATGAAGGATGTAAAGTCTGACAAAGTAACTGCGGTAACTATTAAACAGAATAAAGAAGTACCAACTGGGACGATCACAGCAGAGTTTGGAAAAGATGATTATAAGAGCTGTGAAGTTACAGATGTCAATCAGGCAATCAATGATATTAAGAAAGCTGACAGCTCTCTTGCCAATAAGATCAGTATTAAGGGAATCGATCACAGTGGGGATATGATCTCTAATCTGATCGGGGTAGTACTACCGATCGGAGTTGTCATATTTTTCATGGTTATGATGATGCGCCAGAATGGTGGCGGTGGCGGCAAGATGATGGATTTTGGAAAAAGCCGTGCTAAACTTGCCAATCCAAATGCTAAGAAAGTAACATTTAACGATGTTGCAGGACTGACAGAAGAGAAAGAAGAATTAGAAGAAGTCGTGGAATTCTTAAAGAATCCAGGACGATTTATAAAGATCGGAGCCAGAATTCCAAAGGGCGTCCTTCTTGTAGGACCTCCAGGAACAGGTAAGACATTACTTGCAAAGGCAGTTGCAGGAGAAGCGAATGTACCATTTTTCAGCATTTCAGGATCTGATTTCGTGGAAATGTTCGTCGGTGTTGGTGCAGCTCGTGTACGTGACTTATTTGCAGAAGCTAAGAAACATTCTCCTTGTATCGTATTTATCGATGAGATCGATGCAGTTGCAAGACGAAGAGGCTCTGGACTTGGTGGTGGACATGATGAACGTGAACAGACATTAAACCAGATGTTAGTTGAGATGGACGGTTTTGGAGTGAATGAAGGAATCATCATGATCGCAGCTACAAACCGTGTGGATATCTTAGATCCAGCGATCTTACGACCAGGACGATTTGACCGCAAGGTTGGCGTTGGAAGACCAGATGTCAAAGGGCGAGAAGATATCTTAAAGATTCACTGTCGTCAGAAACCATTAGGAGATGATGTTGATCTTCATGAGATCGCAAGAACAACAGCAGGTTTTGTGGGAGCAGACCTTGAGAATCTGATGAATGAGGCAGCCATTCAGGCAGCAAGAGATGACAGAGCCTATATCATGAAAGAAGATATTGATAAATCATTTATCAAAGTAGGAATCGGAACAGAGAAGAAGAGTCGTGTGGTACCAGAAAGTGAAAGAAGGATCACTGCATATCATGAATCTGGACATGCAATCTTATTCCATCTGTTACCAGATGTAGGTCCGGTTTACACTGTATCTATTATTCCAACAGGAACAGGAGCAGCTGGATATACGATGCCGCTTCCTGAGAATGATAATGTCTTTATGACACGCGGAAAGATGATTCAGGATATCATGGTAAGTCTCGGAGGACGAATTGCCGAAGAATTGATCTTAGATGATATCACAACTGGTGCATCACAGGATATCAAACAGGTAACCCAGTATGCAAGAGCTATGGTAACGAAGTTTGGTATGTCAGATGAACTCGGACTGATCAATTATGACAGTGGTGAAGGAGACGAAGTCTTCTTAGGAAAAGAAATTGGACAGCAGCGTCCATATGGAGAAAACACACAGACTGTGATCGATCAGGAAGTGAAGAAGATTGTAAATAAATGCTACAAAGATGCGAAAGCACTGATTGAAGAACACATAGATGTCCTTCACAAATGTGCCGCATTATTATTAGAGAAAGAACGCATTAACCGCGCAGAATTCGAAGCATTATTTGAGCCTGAAACAGAAGTTGAAACACAGGCATAA
- the hpt gene encoding hypoxanthine phosphoribosyltransferase has protein sequence MENIRVMISEEDVNKRIAEMGAQISEDYAGKEIHLIAILKGSVFFACELAKRITIPVTIDFMSVSSYGNSRESSGIVKIAKDLDEPILDKEVLVVEDIIDSGKTLNHLKPMLESRNPASLHLCTLLSKPDRREVEVPVRYIGFEVPDEFVVGYGLDYAQKYRNLPYIGVAEEE, from the coding sequence ATGGAGAATATCAGAGTAATGATTTCAGAGGAAGATGTAAACAAACGAATCGCGGAGATGGGAGCGCAGATCAGTGAAGATTATGCAGGAAAAGAAATCCATCTGATCGCCATCTTAAAAGGAAGTGTTTTTTTTGCGTGTGAACTTGCAAAGAGAATCACGATTCCAGTAACAATTGATTTTATGTCAGTGTCTAGTTATGGAAATTCCAGAGAATCCTCAGGAATCGTTAAGATCGCAAAAGACTTAGATGAGCCAATCTTAGATAAAGAAGTATTAGTTGTAGAAGATATCATTGACTCAGGAAAGACTTTAAATCATTTAAAACCAATGCTTGAGAGCAGAAATCCTGCGTCACTTCATCTGTGTACATTGTTAAGCAAACCAGATCGTCGTGAAGTTGAAGTACCAGTCAGATATATTGGTTTTGAAGTACCAGATGAATTTGTTGTTGGATATGGACTAGATTATGCACAGAAATATCGTAACCTTCCTTACATTGGAGTAGCAGAGGAAGAGTAG
- the tilS gene encoding tRNA lysidine(34) synthetase TilS, whose protein sequence is MNKVKEFIKEKNLIQNGDHIIIGVSGGADSVYLLLILNELRESMNLTITVVHINHMIRREAVDDQKFVQDLCGQLSIPCKIFEIDVKQIAKREKMSLEEAGRKARYDAFAKTMKKYNADKIAIAHHQNDQAETFLYRVVRGTGIYGAGAMREKDGNLIRPLLCVKKEEIVKYLKEAGQVWVEDASNQDDAFARNQIRNQVIPRLEMINEQAVEHIGWLCEDIKEVTTYLTDQIEESFLRCTKPIGQGFEINCDQLLLETHWIQKQVLKKVLEETAGKKKDLERRHIEDLLTLVENGTGKRISLPYNMVAEKNYQYIKVQKGNISDKQEMTGKILCEEVTDLTNIVENDCIKIIDYDRIETGVQLRCRKPGDFFTFGKDQKRKSLSRYFIDEKIPRQLREEIPLVADGSHIVWIVGRRISEYYKIKESTKRYLKLEFKREGDDSNGEYQSNDFRGRCKQTNRGDGSADQ, encoded by the coding sequence ATGAATAAAGTAAAAGAGTTTATCAAAGAAAAAAATTTAATACAAAATGGAGATCATATCATTATCGGTGTTTCTGGCGGTGCAGATTCTGTATATCTGTTACTTATTTTAAATGAATTAAGAGAATCAATGAATCTCACGATCACAGTAGTCCACATCAATCACATGATTCGAAGAGAAGCTGTGGATGATCAGAAGTTTGTGCAGGATCTTTGTGGACAACTTTCGATTCCGTGTAAAATATTTGAAATAGATGTAAAACAGATCGCCAAGCGTGAAAAGATGTCATTAGAAGAAGCAGGAAGAAAAGCGAGATATGATGCATTTGCAAAAACAATGAAAAAATATAATGCTGATAAGATTGCGATCGCACATCATCAAAACGATCAGGCAGAAACATTTTTATATCGAGTGGTGAGAGGAACTGGAATTTATGGGGCGGGTGCCATGAGAGAAAAAGATGGAAATCTGATCCGTCCGCTTTTATGTGTAAAAAAAGAAGAAATCGTAAAATATTTAAAAGAGGCTGGGCAGGTCTGGGTAGAAGATGCAAGCAATCAGGACGATGCATTTGCAAGAAATCAGATCCGAAATCAGGTAATTCCAAGACTTGAGATGATCAATGAGCAGGCGGTGGAGCATATAGGATGGCTGTGCGAAGATATCAAAGAAGTGACGACGTATCTGACAGATCAGATAGAAGAGTCATTTTTAAGATGTACAAAGCCTATTGGACAAGGATTTGAGATCAATTGTGATCAATTGTTATTGGAAACCCATTGGATCCAGAAACAGGTTCTAAAAAAAGTTTTGGAAGAAACAGCTGGTAAGAAGAAAGATTTAGAAAGAAGACATATTGAAGATCTGTTAACTTTGGTAGAAAATGGAACAGGAAAACGAATTTCTCTTCCGTATAATATGGTTGCCGAGAAAAATTATCAGTATATTAAGGTACAAAAAGGAAATATATCAGATAAACAAGAAATGACAGGAAAAATTTTGTGCGAAGAGGTTACAGATTTGACAAATATCGTGGAAAATGATTGTATCAAAATCATTGATTATGATAGAATAGAAACAGGTGTACAATTACGATGCCGGAAGCCAGGAGATTTTTTTACATTTGGCAAAGATCAGAAGAGAAAATCATTAAGTAGGTATTTTATTGATGAGAAGATTCCAAGACAATTGCGGGAAGAGATACCATTGGTGGCAGATGGCAGTCATATTGTATGGATCGTTGGCAGAAGAATCAGCGAATATTATAAGATCAAAGAATCAACCAAGCGTTATTTAAAGCTTGAGTTCAAAAGAGAAGGAGATGATTCCAATGGAGAATATCAGAGTAATGATTTCAGAGGAAGATGTAAACAAACGAATCGCGGAGATGGGAGCGCAGATCAGTGA
- a CDS encoding SpoIIE family protein phosphatase yields MEILRKKEFEEDRLFQNFHEMILYHMRQMQQCLTTAGKMFCDHNDEEETCEKRGRDVVESVILKECVGCCENQKCQFTLADKDRLGQIIEKQGGLSYADLKRCHPCKNGQDFIEEANQIYERELFLRAMRNQMKQLRKIVGEQYIRAGNTLGDFFQGKVSLTADNKKLYEKITKGFAKSQLRLKEIYFYDNPEKGKQIYLYLKKKKGREISTRQAAVLLSSMTMEKMKPLPDQKKMIGNYYEIYGFTPEEKFHVIAGIHTLPMIAGDENGDSFSMGKVREGSFVSMISDGMGTGQEAKKESRKIIEVMEELLGAGINESQSIQLLRSMMILQPEKEKYATLDFFQLDLFAGIGTFFKIGACPCLLKRKNDVEIIQVDTIPVNLLLHTEKIPIYRKKMESEDILVMLSDGAFDGFSQNGLEMAARYLKEMDVVRPQAIADGLYEQITTNKEFEKRDDITIMVLGIWDRY; encoded by the coding sequence ATGGAAATCTTAAGAAAAAAAGAATTCGAAGAAGACCGGTTATTTCAAAATTTTCATGAAATGATCCTTTATCATATGCGCCAGATGCAGCAATGTCTCACGACAGCGGGAAAGATGTTCTGTGATCATAACGATGAGGAAGAAACGTGTGAAAAACGGGGAAGAGATGTAGTTGAAAGTGTGATCTTAAAAGAATGTGTCGGATGCTGTGAAAATCAAAAATGTCAGTTTACATTAGCAGATAAGGACAGGCTTGGGCAGATCATCGAAAAGCAAGGTGGATTAAGCTATGCAGATTTAAAAAGATGTCATCCATGCAAGAATGGACAGGATTTTATCGAGGAAGCAAATCAGATTTATGAACGGGAATTATTTCTGCGTGCAATGAGAAATCAGATGAAACAACTGAGAAAAATTGTCGGGGAGCAGTATATCAGAGCCGGAAATACACTGGGTGATTTCTTTCAGGGAAAAGTATCATTAACGGCAGATAATAAGAAATTATATGAGAAGATCACAAAAGGTTTTGCAAAAAGCCAACTGAGACTAAAAGAAATTTATTTCTACGATAATCCAGAGAAAGGAAAACAGATCTATCTATATCTGAAAAAGAAAAAAGGCAGGGAAATCAGCACAAGACAAGCAGCAGTGTTGTTAAGTTCCATGACAATGGAGAAAATGAAGCCATTGCCAGATCAGAAAAAGATGATTGGAAATTATTATGAGATTTATGGATTTACACCAGAAGAAAAATTCCATGTAATCGCAGGAATCCACACTTTGCCAATGATCGCAGGGGATGAGAATGGAGACAGTTTTTCCATGGGAAAAGTAAGGGAAGGAAGTTTTGTGTCTATGATCTCGGATGGAATGGGAACAGGACAGGAAGCGAAAAAAGAAAGTAGGAAAATAATTGAAGTGATGGAAGAACTTCTAGGAGCAGGAATTAACGAAAGTCAAAGTATTCAGCTTTTAAGGTCCATGATGATCTTACAACCAGAAAAAGAAAAATATGCGACATTAGATTTTTTTCAGTTAGATTTATTTGCAGGAATCGGAACATTCTTTAAAATTGGAGCCTGCCCATGTCTTTTAAAGAGAAAAAACGACGTGGAGATCATTCAAGTAGATACGATACCAGTGAACCTCTTATTACATACCGAGAAAATTCCAATTTACCGCAAAAAGATGGAAAGTGAAGATATTTTAGTCATGTTAAGCGATGGAGCCTTCGACGGATTTTCGCAAAATGGTTTGGAGATGGCAGCACGATATTTGAAAGAAATGGATGTGGTACGTCCACAGGCGATCGCAGATGGATTATATGAGCAAATTACAACAAACAAAGAATTTGAAAAAAGAGATGATATTACGATCATGGTATTGGGAATCTGGGACAGGTATTGA
- the nadC gene encoding carboxylating nicotinate-nucleotide diphosphorylase, protein MISGVTMRINIDEYLMNALKEDITQEDVSTNAVMPEPKQGEVNLICKQDGIICGLEVFERVFKLLDETVVFETELKDGDKVTKGQLMGVVKGDIRALLSGERVALNYLQRMSGIATMTSELSKELEGYKTKLLDTRKTTPNMRPFEKYAVTVGGGHNHRYNLSDGVMLKDNHIGAAGGIKEAVAMAKDYAPFVRKIEVETENLDMVKEAVEAGADIIMLDNMDDETMKEAVKLIDGRAETECSGNVTKERLKTIREIGVDYVSCGALTHSAPIMDISLKNLHPVE, encoded by the coding sequence ATGATCAGTGGTGTAACGATGAGAATTAACATCGATGAATATTTGATGAATGCATTAAAAGAAGATATCACTCAGGAAGATGTCAGCACAAACGCAGTGATGCCAGAACCAAAACAGGGAGAAGTAAATTTAATCTGTAAACAGGATGGGATCATCTGTGGATTAGAAGTATTTGAAAGAGTTTTCAAACTTTTAGATGAAACTGTTGTTTTTGAGACAGAATTAAAAGACGGAGATAAAGTAACCAAAGGACAGTTAATGGGAGTTGTCAAAGGAGATATCCGTGCCCTTTTATCTGGAGAGAGAGTTGCATTAAACTACTTGCAGAGAATGAGTGGAATCGCGACAATGACAAGCGAGTTATCCAAAGAGCTTGAAGGATATAAAACAAAGTTATTAGATACAAGAAAAACAACACCAAACATGCGCCCATTTGAAAAATACGCAGTGACGGTTGGTGGTGGACATAATCACCGCTACAACTTATCCGATGGAGTCATGTTAAAAGATAACCATATCGGTGCTGCAGGTGGAATCAAAGAAGCGGTAGCTATGGCAAAAGACTATGCACCATTTGTCAGAAAGATTGAAGTAGAGACAGAGAATCTTGATATGGTAAAAGAAGCCGTAGAAGCAGGCGCAGACATCATCATGTTAGATAACATGGATGATGAGACAATGAAAGAAGCTGTCAAACTGATCGACGGAAGAGCTGAAACAGAGTGTTCAGGAAATGTTACAAAAGAACGCCTAAAGACGATCCGTGAGATCGGAGTGGATTATGTATCCTGTGGAGCTTTAACACATTCAGCTCCTATTATGGACATTTCTTTGAAGAATTTACATCCGGTAGAGTAA
- a CDS encoding L-aspartate oxidase codes for MKTADVIIVGSGASGLFNALFLPQDYKVIVITKKEVEESDSFLAQGGISALKNPEDYDSYFEDTMKAGHYENDKGAVEKMIKESPQIIQDLKDFGVRFDLKDGEIEFTREGGHSTFRILHHEDLTGKEITSHLYEEAKKRDNITIMENCTMIDIIEKDGECKGIVYKDADGNLDTIEAPDTVLATGGLGGLFKHSTNFRHLTADSLAVCLRHNVELENINYIQIHPTTFYSKKPGRRFLISESVRGEGAYLLNKDGERFTDELKPRDVVTGEICKQMKKDGSDHVYLSVTHLDGERIKHRFPNIYKQCLDEGYDMTKEPIPVTPAQHYFMGGIKVNLDSKTSMEHLYAVGETSCNGVHGKNRLASNSLLEALVFAKAAAKDITEHPSKAETVEVDLSKYQNEEQREKENEQLVLDEIKRKDRSFYDQWCNDEN; via the coding sequence ATGAAAACAGCAGATGTGATCATTGTAGGAAGTGGTGCTTCAGGGCTATTTAATGCATTATTTCTTCCGCAGGATTACAAAGTAATCGTTATTACAAAGAAGGAAGTTGAAGAAAGTGATTCATTTTTGGCGCAGGGAGGAATCTCAGCGCTGAAGAATCCGGAAGATTATGATTCATATTTCGAGGACACTATGAAAGCCGGACATTACGAGAATGATAAAGGTGCCGTCGAGAAGATGATCAAAGAATCACCACAGATTATTCAGGATCTGAAAGATTTTGGTGTAAGATTTGACTTGAAGGATGGAGAGATTGAGTTTACAAGAGAAGGTGGACATTCCACATTCCGTATTCTTCATCATGAAGATCTGACAGGAAAAGAGATCACAAGCCATTTATACGAAGAGGCGAAGAAACGTGATAATATTACGATCATGGAAAATTGTACGATGATCGATATCATTGAGAAAGACGGAGAATGTAAAGGAATTGTATATAAAGATGCAGATGGTAATTTAGATACGATCGAAGCTCCGGATACTGTTCTTGCAACAGGAGGACTTGGAGGGTTATTTAAACATTCTACAAACTTCAGACATCTGACAGCAGACAGTCTGGCTGTCTGCTTGCGCCATAATGTTGAATTAGAGAATATTAACTATATCCAGATCCATCCAACAACATTTTATTCAAAGAAACCAGGAAGAAGATTCTTAATCTCTGAATCAGTCAGAGGAGAGGGAGCTTACCTGCTGAATAAAGATGGAGAACGTTTTACAGATGAGTTAAAACCAAGAGACGTTGTAACTGGAGAAATCTGCAAACAGATGAAGAAAGACGGAAGTGATCATGTTTATTTATCTGTTACACATTTAGATGGAGAAAGAATCAAACATAGATTCCCAAACATCTACAAACAGTGCTTGGATGAAGGATATGACATGACAAAAGAACCGATTCCAGTAACACCGGCACAGCACTATTTCATGGGTGGAATTAAAGTAAACTTAGACAGCAAGACATCTATGGAACATTTATATGCAGTCGGTGAGACAAGCTGTAATGGGGTTCATGGAAAGAACCGTCTGGCAAGTAATTCACTACTGGAAGCACTTGTATTTGCCAAGGCAGCAGCGAAAGACATCACAGAACATCCATCAAAAGCCGAGACAGTCGAAGTAGATTTAAGTAAGTATCAGAACGAAGAACAGCGTGAGAAAGAGAATGAACAGCTTGTTCTTGACGAAATTAAACGAAAGGACAGAAGTTTTTATGATCAGTGGTGTAACGATGAGAATTAA